The nucleotide sequence GATCAGTAAAGCCTGTGCCGTGACTGCTATCCAGGCTGAAAGGAAGGCTTCGACAGTGAACAGTGGGAGAGCGCAGGAGGGAAGCGTGTCCCGGCCGGCGCTGGCCTCGTGGGCTTCGGTTTCATTCGGCGAACACTACACGGATGAACTTGAGACCGCCGCGCCGCTAGGCTGTGCACTAATCTGGCCAGCCCATATGCGGTTACAGATTACTCCAACAGGACTTTGATCAAACGAAGTGTATAGCGATGCCGTGCTGCTGCTTCACGATGATTCGATGAAGGACGAGCAGTGAGACAGCAGACGAGCAGCAGTCCATGGGCATAGGCGAGGGACGCAGATCGGCACATACAGGCGACGAAACGGCGGTGTTTGGGAACATGCATGTATGTATGGAGCATGGGCATGGAGATGTAGGTACTGCTTCGAACAACTTCTCCTGCGACAGATTCGGAGCTAGGTCGCCAGATGATCGTGAGCTTCGTGATAGTGCCTTGGCACTGAAGAAACGATCGAGCGGCCGGACTCCCGTGCGCTCCACCAGGGCGAAGACCGATGGGTGCACTGCAGTGCAGTGATGGATCGCTCATCGCCTCATCACACTCATCATCAGCCGGGAAAGGGGCAATGACCTGACTTGACTCGAGGCTGCCGactcggatggagatggagatgtagCCCCCATGTGATGTGAGCTTAATTGGAATGGGCAGCCAATGGGATGGGATCATGGGAGGTTTGTTCTGTTCCCCTCGTCTGGAAAGGGACTTGACTGTAAGTGAACTTTCAGAACGCCCACACCCCCACAGCATGTAGGTAGAGTACATAGCAGCATCAAATTAGGTTGCAGAGGGCAGTATTCTATGCCAACTAGTGGCTCTGTTTTTTCAGCAATACTTTTCAGCaaacgaacaatgtttttctctcacaacaaatcagcatcagcagcagcaacGGCTAAATTTTAGCGAGCCAAACAGGGCCAGTATCAAGTAATGGGAAAATATGAACAGGATCTTGGGAAAACAAGCTTCTATTCAGGCTTTAAAGGTATCTTGGGAACAGCCCGATACAAAACAGCAAGCTTTCCGCCAAATAGAAAGGTGATGTATCTACTGACTTACACACAGAAGAACAGTGctataaccactaacaagctctATTGAAATACATGAGGATGAAAATCTATCATCTCATCAAGCATCTCATTCGGGACAATACAAGCGCTACCATCACTAGAGAATGTGGTTAGTTTTGTAGCATGTACAAGGAGTCAAGGACTACTCGCTTTCCACTAAAAAGGACTACCAACTCCAACAAACTTCGCCGGTTCTCAGAACAGCGTGAGTGACCGGGGCTTTGAGAAGATGTTCAGCTTTCTTTGGAAAAACCTGGACGACTTTGACACCGGCTGCTTGTGAACTGAGTTGTTGGGAGCATCCTCTACCGCGCCTGTGGCAGACACTTCTTGTGAACATGAGTTAGTGAACTGGTCGCTTCGCCTCATGTCCCGGAGAAGATGAAGTAGCTTCGTCGAACAGCTTTTCGCTTCTTCGGTTCCGTTTACCGACAAGTCCACTAGGGCAGGGATCACACCTTCCTTCATTACAAGTAGACAATCCTCGGCACTACACGAACATATTGCTAGAAGTATAACCACCGCATGCTCTCGCTCTGTAGGGCTTCCTGTGTCCAGATATTCTGCTACAGAGGCAAGACACCGATCGGTTCTTGTAATACGCACTACAGCTTCTTCCATGTCGCTTAAGTTCCGCAAAATCTTCAAACAGCACTCAACAAAGTTTCCTTCGGTGAAGATGGGGACAAGCTTTGAGATTATTCCCATTGAAACTAATGAAGATCTTATATCAGCGTCAGATGAAAGCTCGCAGATGATCTCCAGAGACAATTCAAGGCCTTCAGTATCTTCAGATGCCAGTATTTTGAACAATGGAGGAGTAACAACAGAGGCCATCACATGAGATTTTGGACAACTCAAGTGCTTAATCAACTCAAGCAGCGTCAACAAAGCTTTAACTTTTAACTTGGAATCAAGGAAGGATGTGATCAGATGAAATGATTCTTCATTCATAGATTGAACTTTAGCCCTACATGTAAGAAAATATATGTTTGAAAATAATCTCGTGAAATATGATGTATGAATATAAGTGACTGCCCAAGACCAACTAAGTAACAGAATACAGAAATATAGTGATAAAGCAGGATGATTGTAAGCATAAGCCTACTTTGCCATGTTATACTAAAAAGGATGGAAATACATATGTTAATGTTACTGAACGCCCAACATAAGAGTAATAAAGCAAGGGTGCATATTTGATCAGAATAATAAGTGACCTTACCTGCTATTGgaaagaaaagcaagaaaaaaccGAAATCCAGCTTCCTGAGCTTGCACACTGTAGCTGCCAGTATCATTTCTCAAGAATTCAAGGAATGCTTCAACAAATCCATTTGACATCATAGCATATGAAACCTCACTTTCATAATCAAGAACGTTCTTCAAATCTTTAATTGACTTGTCTTGCAGTTCTAATGGGAGCATGGACAGCTCATGAAAGAAGTTCAGGAACATCTCCTGGTTGAAGTTGTGGAACGACAGATGCTTTTGATAGTCAGCATTCCAAGAGAACTGAGAAATATCTTTTGAATCCTCCATGTCCCTAGCGTGGGATGCATTAGAAACATAACTGGCATCAGATAATGCAACAGACGTATTGCTGTGATCAATCACAAAACTGTTGGCCTTTCCAGCAATGAGAGGTACCGAAACATTGTGCAAACTTGACATAGAGTAACCATTCAATTGCTCTGGTAAGTAACTGTAAGCATTTTCGCTTGGAGGGATAAAATTGGAAACTGTAAAACCATGCTCTTTGCACCAATTGTAAATGAGATCTCTCATGCAGGTATTTGGGATCATGGAGAAGTTCTCTAGCTTCATCT is from Miscanthus floridulus cultivar M001 chromosome 7, ASM1932011v1, whole genome shotgun sequence and encodes:
- the LOC136467562 gene encoding U-box domain-containing protein 6-like isoform X2, with product MANGNNEVMGISQHKSCPKVHSSMCSELTMMLDKVSSILPSIEAARPGCKAGIQELCNLYNIVEKGRFIILHCIDCSKLYLAITGETIVARCERIRDSLRRSLFLIQNMVPPALANQIAEVHNDLRDVKFVLDPMEEEAGKAILQMLRQSDTSEELELETFLQAASKLELTSPKAVLIERRAIKKLLDKVSGNDPKKEGVLKFFLYLIKKYGKSIRQDSGEQNENLQSESQSLTLSTPSCDASAPGKCYTPTDFQIYEDHSNMSGAATPPPEFCCPISTKLMHDPVIITSGQTYEREYIERWFNEGYDTCPRTQMKLENFSMIPNTCMRDLIYNWCKEHGFTVSNFIPPSENAYSYLPEQLNGYSMSSLHNVSVPLIAGKANSFVIDHSNTSVALSDASYVSNASHARDMEDSKDISQFSWNADYQKHLSFHNFNQEMFLNFFHELSMLPLELQDKSIKDLKNVLDYESEVSYAMMSNGFVEAFLEFLRNDTGSYSVQAQEAGFRFFLAFLSNSRAKVQSMNEESFHLITSFLDSKLKVKALLTLLELIKHLSCPKSHVMASVVTPPLFKILASEDTEGLELSLEIICELSSDADIRSSLVSMGIISKLVPIFTEGNFVECCLKILRNLSDMEEAVVRITRTDRCLASVAEYLDTGSPTEREHAVVILLAICSCSAEDCLLVMKEGVIPALVDLSVNGTEEAKSCSTKLLHLLRDMRRSDQFTNSCSQEVSATGAVEDAPNNSVHKQPVSKSSRFFQRKLNIFSKPRSLTLF
- the LOC136467562 gene encoding U-box domain-containing protein 6-like isoform X1; its protein translation is MFFRGQDRRSLCSLRASIVSRVFESTLRLWIHCFDRYIKQVPGDLHEKCHHQDWQPSSWMANGNNEVMGISQHKSCPKVHSSMCSELTMMLDKVSSILPSIEAARPGCKAGIQELCNLYNIVEKGRFIILHCIDCSKLYLAITGETIVARCERIRDSLRRSLFLIQNMVPPALANQIAEVHNDLRDVKFVLDPMEEEAGKAILQMLRQSDTSEELELETFLQAASKLELTSPKAVLIERRAIKKLLDKVSGNDPKKEGVLKFFLYLIKKYGKSIRQDSGEQNENLQSESQSLTLSTPSCDASAPGKCYTPTDFQIYEDHSNMSGAATPPPEFCCPISTKLMHDPVIITSGQTYEREYIERWFNEGYDTCPRTQMKLENFSMIPNTCMRDLIYNWCKEHGFTVSNFIPPSENAYSYLPEQLNGYSMSSLHNVSVPLIAGKANSFVIDHSNTSVALSDASYVSNASHARDMEDSKDISQFSWNADYQKHLSFHNFNQEMFLNFFHELSMLPLELQDKSIKDLKNVLDYESEVSYAMMSNGFVEAFLEFLRNDTGSYSVQAQEAGFRFFLAFLSNSRAKVQSMNEESFHLITSFLDSKLKVKALLTLLELIKHLSCPKSHVMASVVTPPLFKILASEDTEGLELSLEIICELSSDADIRSSLVSMGIISKLVPIFTEGNFVECCLKILRNLSDMEEAVVRITRTDRCLASVAEYLDTGSPTEREHAVVILLAICSCSAEDCLLVMKEGVIPALVDLSVNGTEEAKSCSTKLLHLLRDMRRSDQFTNSCSQEVSATGAVEDAPNNSVHKQPVSKSSRFFQRKLNIFSKPRSLTLF